The Microcystis panniformis FACHB-1757 region ACTTTTCCCGATACGGATAAATTTTGGGCAAGTCATCAGGAATTAGCCATTATTCATTGGGGAAAAACTAACTTAAAAATCCGTCCCCGTCTGCTTTCTCCGTTAGATTTTTTTGAGTCTATTCGAGAAGGTTATCAAGCAACGGCACACCAGCAGCAAGGACGAATTTATGATCCTGTCACTGGAGAAATCTGTCAATGGGATTATCGCATTGAAACTAGGTACACTTGGGGAGATAAAAAGCGTCCACCCCAAGCAACAGCAGGAATATTATCGTATTTACCGATTTTTGACCCGGGTTGGCAGATTTTAACTGCTCATGGTTTAGCAACGGGAATGATTACCCATCGGGGAAAAAATTATCAATTTCAGAATGTACCTTTTTATAGCGAGAAAAATTGGGGTTATTCTTTCCCCGAAAAGTGGTTTTGGATTAATTGTAATGCTTTCCCTGAAAATCCCGATTTAACCTTAACCGCAGTGGGTTCTACCCGGAAAGTTCTCCACTGGACGGAATCGGTGGGAATTATCGGTATTCACTGCCAAAATCGC contains the following coding sequences:
- a CDS encoding tocopherol cyclase family protein; amino-acid sequence: MSSQPPHSGYHWDGITPRFFEGWYFRVMIPQLADGFAFMYSIQDPSGGQVNSGGALQILAIESNYLCRTFPDTDKFWASHQELAIIHWGKTNLKIRPRLLSPLDFFESIREGYQATAHQQQGRIYDPVTGEICQWDYRIETRYTWGDKKRPPQATAGILSYLPIFDPGWQILTAHGLATGMITHRGKNYQFQNVPFYSEKNWGYSFPEKWFWINCNAFPENPDLTLTAVGSTRKVLHWTESVGIIGIHCQNRFYKFDIWDSQLTWTVQPWGYWEMRATNEDYTIVLIGISDHPPDRVRVPTEKGLCFACQDTLKGKLSIKLADSRGKTIINASSGLAGLEIGGIWPSAWIKR